In Amycolatopsis methanolica 239, a single genomic region encodes these proteins:
- a CDS encoding DUF885 domain-containing protein — protein sequence MPDPTTAVRDLADSHVAQACAADPQLGTMLGVAPREDRLTDLSPAGQRERDELATATLARLRGLEPDGDDERRCARLLRERLATGLAVSAAGEHLRMIRNILGPLQGLRNTFLMMPTDSAEDWAVIARRVARVPDALAGYTESLREGVRRGLFAAPRQVDAAIAQLDAWDGWFAGFTAGADVPPALRADLDRACAAAQDALTGLRGFLAVEYLPRAEGTPDSVGEERYLLHARQWTGAHLDLAATTEWAWAEYHALAAQMRAEAGRVLPGAPVLEAMAYLDREGPVVEGAEEVRRWLADLTARAMDDLDGRHFDLAPPVRVLETRLAPPGSAAAPYYTRPARDFSRPGRTWLPTLGQTRFPLWTLISTWYHESVPGHHLQFGHWTTLSGRLSLFQTSAGSVSATTEGWALYAERLMDELGYLDDPAARLGYLDSQMMRIIRVIVDIGMHLGLPVPEEAGLGPGLRWTAETGRAFFGAHTTRESAFLDSEIVRYLGVPGQAISYKLGERAWLAGRAAARARNPRFELKAWHMAALSVGTLGLDDLEPELAAL from the coding sequence GTGCCCGACCCCACCACCGCCGTGCGTGATCTCGCGGACTCCCACGTCGCGCAGGCCTGCGCCGCCGACCCCCAGCTGGGCACCATGCTCGGCGTCGCGCCCAGGGAGGACCGGCTCACCGACCTCTCCCCCGCCGGGCAGCGGGAACGGGACGAGCTGGCGACCGCGACCCTGGCCCGGCTGCGCGGCCTGGAACCCGACGGCGACGACGAGCGCCGCTGCGCGCGGCTGCTGCGGGAGCGGCTGGCGACCGGGCTGGCGGTCAGCGCGGCGGGCGAGCACCTGCGTATGATCCGCAACATCCTCGGCCCGCTGCAGGGCCTGCGGAACACGTTCCTGATGATGCCCACCGACTCCGCGGAGGACTGGGCGGTGATCGCCCGCCGCGTCGCGCGCGTGCCGGACGCCCTGGCCGGGTACACCGAGTCGCTGCGCGAAGGCGTGCGGCGCGGCCTGTTCGCCGCGCCGCGGCAGGTCGACGCGGCGATCGCCCAGCTGGACGCGTGGGACGGCTGGTTCGCCGGGTTCACCGCCGGAGCCGACGTGCCGCCCGCGTTGCGCGCCGACCTGGACCGGGCCTGCGCCGCCGCGCAGGACGCGCTGACCGGGTTGCGCGGCTTCCTGGCCGTGGAGTACCTGCCGCGCGCAGAGGGGACGCCCGACAGCGTCGGCGAGGAGCGCTACCTGCTGCACGCCCGCCAGTGGACCGGCGCGCACCTCGACCTCGCCGCGACCACCGAGTGGGCCTGGGCGGAGTACCACGCCCTGGCCGCGCAGATGCGCGCCGAAGCCGGCCGCGTCCTGCCCGGCGCGCCGGTGCTCGAGGCGATGGCGTACCTGGACCGGGAGGGCCCGGTCGTCGAGGGCGCCGAAGAAGTCCGCCGCTGGCTGGCCGACCTCACCGCCCGCGCGATGGACGACCTGGACGGCAGGCACTTCGACCTGGCGCCGCCGGTGCGGGTGCTGGAAACCCGGCTGGCCCCGCCCGGCAGCGCGGCCGCGCCGTACTACACGCGGCCCGCGCGGGACTTCTCCCGGCCCGGCCGCACCTGGCTGCCCACGCTCGGGCAGACGCGCTTTCCACTGTGGACGCTGATCAGCACGTGGTACCACGAGTCCGTGCCGGGCCACCACCTGCAGTTCGGCCACTGGACCACGTTGTCCGGGCGGTTGTCGCTGTTCCAGACCAGCGCCGGTTCGGTCAGCGCCACCACCGAGGGCTGGGCGCTCTACGCCGAACGCCTGATGGACGAGCTGGGCTACCTCGACGACCCGGCCGCCCGCCTCGGCTACCTCGACTCGCAGATGATGCGGATCATCCGCGTGATCGTCGACATCGGCATGCACCTGGGGCTGCCGGTGCCGGAGGAGGCCGGGCTCGGCCCCGGCCTGCGCTGGACCGCCGAGACGGGCCGCGCGTTCTTCGGCGCCCACACCACACGCGAATCCGCGTTCCTGGACAGCGAGATCGTGCGGTACCTGGGCGTGCCGGGCCAGGCGATCAGCTACAAGCTCGGCGAGCGCGCCTGGCTGGCCGGGCGCGCGGCGGCCAGGGCCCGCAACCCGCGGTTCGAGCTGAAGGCCTGGCACATGGCCGCGCTGTCGGTGGGCACGCTCGGCCTGGACGACCTGGAACCGGAGCTGGCCGCGCTCTGA
- a CDS encoding aldehyde dehydrogenase family protein: MCTCPSRALVQEPVYDEFVGRALERIAELVVDDPLDTATRVGPRGGPTSWPAWSPVWTPGGARARQS, encoded by the coding sequence GTGTGCACGTGCCCGTCCCGGGCGCTGGTCCAGGAACCGGTCTACGACGAGTTCGTCGGGCGGGCCCTGGAGCGGATCGCCGAGCTGGTGGTCGACGATCCGCTGGACACCGCCACCCGCGTCGGCCCGCGGGGCGGCCCGACCAGCTGGCCCGCCTGGAGTCCTGTGTGGACACCGGGCGGAGCGAGGGCGCGACAGTCCTGA
- a CDS encoding zinc-binding alcohol dehydrogenase family protein produces MHAWRVFRPGPPGTRKFELRNEPVPDVGDRGLLLRVLACGVCRTDLHVVAGDLPVHRAGVVPGHEVVGEVAALGPHVTGFAVGDRVGAAWLRGTCGECAYCRRGAENLCPDSRYTGWDADGGYARFTTVPAAYAHRLPGGYSVTELAPLLCAGIIGYRALRRSDLPRGGRLGVYGFGASAHLAAQVALAEGATVHVLTRSAQARQLALDLGAASAGDAAGPPPEPLDAAILFAPVGDLVPPALAALDRGGTLAIAGIHLTDIPPLNYQDHLFQERTLRSVTANTRHDAREFLDFAGRHHLRIVTTAYSLDQADQALADLAADRVTGAAVLVP; encoded by the coding sequence ATGCACGCCTGGCGAGTGTTCCGGCCCGGGCCTCCGGGCACCCGCAAGTTCGAACTCCGCAACGAACCCGTCCCGGACGTCGGTGACCGCGGACTGCTGCTGCGCGTGCTCGCCTGCGGAGTGTGCCGCACCGATCTGCACGTCGTCGCGGGGGACCTGCCGGTGCACCGCGCCGGGGTGGTGCCCGGGCACGAGGTCGTCGGCGAGGTCGCGGCCCTCGGCCCGCACGTCACCGGTTTCGCGGTCGGCGACCGGGTGGGTGCCGCGTGGCTGCGCGGCACCTGCGGTGAATGCGCTTATTGCCGCCGCGGCGCGGAGAACCTCTGCCCGGACTCCCGCTACACCGGCTGGGACGCCGACGGCGGCTACGCCCGCTTCACCACCGTCCCCGCCGCCTACGCCCACCGGCTCCCCGGCGGCTACTCGGTCACCGAGCTCGCCCCGCTGCTGTGCGCCGGCATCATCGGCTATCGCGCGCTGCGCCGGTCCGACCTGCCCCGCGGCGGGCGCCTCGGCGTGTACGGCTTCGGCGCCAGCGCCCACCTGGCGGCCCAGGTCGCGCTCGCCGAAGGCGCCACCGTGCACGTCCTGACCCGCAGCGCCCAGGCCAGGCAACTGGCCCTCGACCTGGGTGCCGCCTCCGCGGGCGACGCCGCCGGCCCGCCGCCGGAACCGCTCGACGCGGCGATCCTGTTCGCCCCGGTCGGCGACCTCGTCCCGCCCGCGCTGGCGGCGCTGGACCGCGGCGGCACCCTCGCGATCGCCGGGATCCACCTGACCGACATCCCGCCCCTGAACTACCAGGACCACCTGTTCCAAGAACGCACCCTGCGCAGCGTCACCGCCAACACCCGTCACGACGCGCGGGAGTTCCTGGACTTCGCCGGCCGGCACCACCTGCGGATCGTCACCACTGCCTACAGCCTCGACCAGGCCGACCAGGCACTCGCCGACCTCGCCGCCGACCGCGTCACCGGCGCCGCGGTTCTGGTTCCTTGA
- a CDS encoding CPBP family intramembrane glutamic endopeptidase yields the protein MRDTGTPPLLSRRAAVLGAVAMLAAATTLANRVLPGWAYPLCGAVTAGVLIGLARLSGRGFAELGLSRRHWRRSAATGGIACLVVAAGFGVALAVPALRPLFQDGRVGQHPPGELVWLALVRIPLGTVLVEEVAFRGVLPALLGGGERWRWRPVLGASALFGLWHLLPSPALRRNAGVDAAIGALPLPVLSVLAMLGAAVAGVALCALRYTGRGLLAPGLVHLALNSGGLVLAWVAGRAG from the coding sequence ATGCGCGACACCGGCACCCCTCCCCTGCTGTCCCGCCGCGCGGCCGTCCTCGGCGCCGTCGCGATGCTGGCCGCGGCCACCACACTGGCGAACCGCGTGCTGCCCGGCTGGGCCTACCCGCTGTGCGGGGCGGTGACCGCGGGCGTCCTCATCGGACTCGCGCGGCTGAGCGGGCGCGGGTTCGCCGAGCTCGGCCTGTCCCGGCGGCATTGGCGCCGGTCGGCGGCCACCGGGGGCATCGCCTGCCTGGTCGTCGCGGCCGGGTTCGGCGTCGCCCTCGCCGTGCCCGCGCTGCGGCCGCTGTTCCAGGACGGCCGGGTCGGGCAGCACCCGCCCGGCGAGCTGGTGTGGCTCGCGCTGGTGCGCATCCCGCTGGGCACCGTCCTCGTCGAAGAGGTCGCCTTCCGCGGTGTGCTGCCCGCGTTGCTGGGCGGCGGCGAACGCTGGCGCTGGCGGCCCGTCCTCGGCGCGTCCGCGTTGTTCGGGCTGTGGCACCTGCTGCCGTCACCGGCGCTGCGCCGCAACGCCGGCGTCGACGCGGCCATCGGCGCCCTGCCCCTGCCGGTCCTGTCGGTGCTGGCGATGCTCGGCGCCGCGGTGGCCGGTGTCGCGCTCTGCGCGCTCCGCTACACCGGGCGCGGGTTGCTGGCCCCCGGCCTGGTTCATCTGGCGCTCAACTCGGGCGGGCTCGTGCTCGCGTGGGTCGCAGGGCGCGCTGGTTAG
- a CDS encoding NAD(+) synthase has protein sequence MTSAQAHDFTSLYRHGFVRVASAVPVVRVADPEFNCDATLALARRAAADGVAITVFPELGFSAYTADDLFHQNALQGAVDDAVARFVHESADLPGVFAIGAPQRFEGRLFNCGIVVHRGQVLGVVPKSYLPGYREFYEKRQFVAARDAVSERVLVAGQDAPFGSDLLFAAPNVPGLVFHVEICEDGWVPVTPSGFGALAGATVLLNLSASNIVIGKAGYRRNLCTNHSARYIAAYLYSAAGPGESTTDLAWDGQAVIAENGSLLAEGERFESNQLVTADVDLERLAADRLRMTSFNDNAHDHRERLKRFRRVDFELELPPGPVRLRREIQRFPYVPANTADRNERCREVHHIQVQGLTQRLAATGIEKVVIGVSGGLDSTQALIIAAQSMDKLGLPRENVLAYTMPGFATTNHTLTNAHKLMKALGTSAHEIDIRPSARQMLADLGHPAADGSPVYDVTFENVQAGERTSHLFRLANHHGALVVGTGDLSEQALGWATYGVGDQMSHYNVNASVPKTLIRYLIAWEVATEQLGEGADEVLRSILATEISPELVPGDGPDSGPSQSSEAKVGPYELQDFHLYYLLRFGYRPSRIAYLAQHAWGDVNAGRWPDLVPESERNSYDLPTIKKWLREFLWRFIQTSQFKRSAMPNAPKVGSGGSLSPRGDWRAPSDASARAWLDELEANVPG, from the coding sequence GTGACATCAGCGCAGGCCCACGACTTCACCTCGCTCTACCGGCACGGGTTCGTGCGGGTGGCCTCCGCGGTCCCGGTGGTCCGGGTCGCGGATCCGGAGTTCAACTGCGACGCTACGCTGGCGCTGGCCCGCCGCGCGGCCGCGGACGGGGTCGCGATCACGGTGTTCCCCGAGCTGGGCTTCTCCGCCTACACCGCCGACGACCTGTTCCACCAGAACGCGCTGCAGGGCGCGGTGGACGACGCCGTGGCGCGGTTCGTGCACGAGTCGGCGGACCTGCCGGGCGTGTTCGCGATCGGCGCGCCGCAGCGGTTCGAGGGGCGGCTGTTCAACTGCGGCATCGTGGTGCACCGCGGCCAGGTCCTGGGCGTGGTGCCCAAGAGCTACCTGCCGGGCTACCGCGAGTTCTATGAGAAGCGCCAGTTCGTGGCGGCCAGGGACGCGGTGTCCGAGCGGGTGCTCGTGGCGGGCCAGGACGCGCCGTTCGGCAGCGACCTGCTGTTCGCCGCGCCGAACGTGCCGGGACTGGTGTTCCACGTCGAGATCTGCGAGGACGGCTGGGTGCCGGTGACGCCGAGCGGGTTCGGCGCGCTGGCCGGCGCCACGGTGCTGCTGAACCTCTCGGCCAGCAACATCGTGATCGGCAAGGCCGGCTACCGGCGCAACCTGTGCACCAACCACTCGGCCCGCTACATCGCCGCGTACCTGTACTCGGCGGCCGGGCCGGGGGAGTCCACGACGGACCTGGCGTGGGACGGGCAGGCGGTGATCGCGGAGAACGGGTCGCTGCTGGCCGAGGGTGAGCGGTTCGAGTCGAACCAGCTGGTGACCGCCGACGTGGATCTGGAGCGGCTGGCCGCCGACCGGCTGCGCATGACCAGCTTCAACGACAACGCGCACGACCACCGGGAGCGGCTCAAGCGGTTCCGCCGCGTGGACTTCGAGCTGGAGCTGCCGCCGGGGCCGGTGCGGCTGCGCCGGGAGATCCAGCGGTTCCCGTACGTCCCGGCGAACACCGCGGACCGCAACGAGCGCTGCCGCGAGGTGCACCACATCCAGGTGCAGGGCCTGACGCAGCGGCTCGCGGCGACCGGGATCGAGAAGGTCGTGATCGGCGTGTCCGGCGGGCTCGACTCGACGCAGGCGCTGATCATCGCCGCGCAGAGCATGGACAAGCTCGGGCTGCCGCGGGAGAACGTGCTGGCCTACACGATGCCCGGGTTCGCCACCACCAACCACACGCTGACCAACGCGCACAAGCTGATGAAGGCGCTGGGCACGTCGGCGCACGAGATCGACATCCGGCCCTCGGCGCGGCAGATGCTGGCCGACCTGGGGCACCCGGCCGCCGACGGCTCGCCGGTGTACGACGTGACGTTCGAGAACGTGCAGGCGGGGGAGCGGACCTCGCACCTGTTCCGGCTGGCCAACCACCACGGCGCGCTCGTGGTCGGCACCGGTGACCTGAGCGAGCAGGCGCTGGGGTGGGCGACCTACGGAGTGGGCGACCAGATGTCGCACTACAACGTCAACGCCTCGGTGCCCAAGACGCTGATCCGGTACCTGATCGCGTGGGAGGTGGCGACCGAGCAGCTGGGCGAAGGCGCCGACGAGGTGCTGCGGTCGATCCTGGCCACCGAGATCTCGCCGGAGCTGGTGCCCGGCGACGGACCGGACTCGGGGCCGTCGCAGAGTTCCGAGGCCAAGGTCGGACCGTACGAGCTGCAGGACTTCCACCTGTACTACCTGCTGCGGTTCGGCTACCGGCCCAGCCGCATCGCCTACCTGGCGCAGCACGCGTGGGGGGATGTCAACGCCGGGCGGTGGCCGGACCTGGTGCCAGAGTCCGAGCGCAACAGCTACGACCTGCCGACGATCAAGAAGTGGCTGCGCGAGTTCCTGTGGCGGTTCATCCAGACCAGCCAGTTCAAGCGCTCCGCGATGCCCAACGCGCCGAAGGTCGGCTCCGGCGGTTCGCTGTCCCCGCGCGGCGACTGGCGTGCCCCGAGCGACGCGAGTGCGCGCGCCTGGCTCGATGAGCTGGAGGCCAACGTCCCCGGCTAG
- a CDS encoding response regulator encodes MIKVFLVDDHEVVRRGVGDLLEADPGLTVIGEASTAAQALSRILALRPDVAVLDVRLSDGNGIELCRELRSRLPELNVLILTSYTDEEAMLNAILAGAGGYVIKDIQGLQLVSAVREVGSGRSLLDTRAAATLMAKLRADAVESGPLAALSDRERTLLGLIGEGLTNRQIAERMFLAEKTVKNYVSRLLTKLGLERRTQAAVLATKLREGRQVRDGD; translated from the coding sequence ATGATCAAGGTCTTCCTCGTCGACGATCACGAGGTCGTGCGCCGCGGGGTCGGCGATCTGCTCGAGGCCGATCCGGGCCTCACCGTCATCGGCGAGGCGTCCACCGCCGCGCAGGCACTGAGCCGGATCCTGGCGCTGCGGCCGGACGTGGCGGTGCTGGACGTGCGCCTGTCCGACGGCAACGGCATCGAGCTGTGCCGCGAGCTGCGCTCCCGGCTGCCCGAGCTGAACGTGCTGATCCTGACCTCCTACACCGACGAGGAGGCCATGCTCAACGCGATCCTGGCCGGCGCCGGCGGGTACGTCATCAAGGACATCCAAGGGCTGCAGCTCGTCTCGGCGGTGCGCGAGGTCGGCAGCGGACGGTCGCTGCTGGACACCCGCGCGGCCGCGACCCTGATGGCGAAGCTGCGCGCGGACGCCGTCGAGAGCGGCCCGCTCGCCGCGTTGAGCGACCGCGAGCGCACGCTGCTCGGCCTCATCGGCGAGGGGCTGACCAACCGCCAGATCGCCGAGCGGATGTTCCTCGCGGAGAAGACCGTGAAGAACTACGTCTCCCGCCTGCTCACCAAGCTCGGTCTGGAACGGCGGACCCAGGCCGCTGTCCTCGCCACGAAGCTGCGGGAGGGCAGGCAGGTGAGGGACGGAGATTGA
- a CDS encoding dsRBD fold-containing protein, which translates to MRQPGQWKMDIGLDEIGGVTRAEVRLGGTDGTRFTGIGLVENGPRGLHLPGIAAELALARALSDLTEELLEAVASDIDTQFTFPGRRVN; encoded by the coding sequence ATGCGGCAACCCGGCCAGTGGAAGATGGACATCGGACTGGACGAGATCGGGGGTGTGACGCGCGCGGAAGTCCGGCTCGGCGGCACCGACGGCACCCGCTTCACCGGCATCGGCCTCGTCGAGAACGGCCCCCGCGGTCTGCACCTGCCCGGCATCGCGGCCGAGCTGGCCCTCGCGCGGGCCCTGAGCGACCTCACCGAGGAACTGCTCGAGGCGGTCGCCTCCGACATCGACACCCAGTTCACCTTCCCCGGGCGGCGCGTCAACTAG